GCGCTCGGTGTCACCGTCTCGGAGGAGCGTGCCGCGCCCGCCGACCTCGCCGGCACAGAGGTCTGGGCCGTGAATGCGCTGCACGGGATCCGCGTGGTGACGGCGTGGCGCGGCGGGCCTGCGGTCGCGGCGGTTGCCGGTCGCGCGGCGCTCTGGCAGCGGCGGATCGGGGCGCTCGCGCGCCCCCTCGCGGGCTGACCCGCGCTGCCGCGCCGCTGCACCGGCCGCACCGCGTGCCGAACAGCCGGCCGCACTGCGCCGTCGGTCGCAGACCGGCGTGGTGGACTCGCGGAGCCGTCAGACGGACGAGGCTGAGGAAGCATGCCGCTCTCTGGCACGTCGCGCGGGCTGAGGTTCGCCCGTTCGTCGCGACCGGGTGGGATGGTGCGGAGGCTGAGCTCGCAGCGGCGCGGGTGACGTCGCGCTGCCGCCGAGTCACACGATCCGGGCCGTCTTCCCACCCGGGAGGAGCTGAGCCGATCCGAAGCGAATACGACGCCGGATCGGCTCAGCTCCTCCCGAATGGCTGGGGTGGAGGCGGGTGTCGGCGGCGGGGCGGAACAGGAGCCGGCGGCGGCGGGACGAGCGCGGCGGCGGCGGGGCGGCGTCAGCGGCGGGACGAGCGCGGCGGCGGGGCGGCGTCAGCGGCGGGACGAGCGCGGCGGCGGGGCGGCGTCAGCCGAGGCGGAGGCGCCGCGTCACGAGGTCGGGTGGGACATCCGTGTGCGAGATCAGCACGATGCTGCGTCCGGGGCCGGCGGCGGCTAGCAGGTCGCCAAGGAGGGCGTCGGCTCGGGCGGGATCGACGTTGGCGGTCGGCTCGTCGAGCACGACGACCGGAAAGTCGGCCAGAAGCACGCGCGCGAGCGCGATCCGCTGGGCCTCGCCGCCCGAGACGAGGGCACCGTGCTGGCCGAGCGCTGCGTCGAGTCCGCCACGGTCGACGGCCCAGGTGGTGAGCCCGACGCGGTCGAGCACGGTGAGGAGCTCATCGTCGGACGCCGCCTCCCTGGCGAACAGCAGGTTCTGCCGCAGGTTGGCGTCGAAGATGTACGGCGACTGCTCGCAGAGTCCGATCATCTGGCGCACGGCCTCGGGGGCGAGCGTGCGCACGTCGACCCCGTCGATCGTGAACGAGCCGCTGTGCTCGAGGAACCGCACGAGCACCGCGGCGAGCGTCGTCTTACCGCTGCCGCTCGGGCCCGTGACGAGCAGCCGCTCCCCCGGCCGGATCGTGACGCTCACGTCGCGGAGCGCCGCCGCCGCACCATCGGGAGCGGTAGCGGCGACTGTCGCAGACGGGGTGGCCGAAGTGGCCTGGGTGGCCTGGGTGGACTGGGTGGCTCGCGTGGACGGGGCAACGAGTTGCGGCCACCGCGCCGACACGCGGTCGAGTCGGATGACCGGCACGGCGCGCACGCCGCCCGCCGTGTCGCCCTCTGCACCGGTCGCGTCGGCACCTCGGGCGGAGGCGGGAAGCGAAGGCGCCGAGGTGGTGGCAGTGGAGGACCACTTCTCGGGAGCGGGAGGGGCGGCCCGGGGTACGGCACCGGGCAGGGCGGCCGGGGTCTCGGCGGCCGGCAGGGCGGCCGAGGTCTCGGCGGCCCGCAGGCCGTCACGGGGGGCGGCGGCCGGGAGCTCGGGCGGCAGGGCGTCGGGCAGGGCGGCCGCGACGCGGGCGGCGCTGGCGTGCACCTGGCGCCAGGCCCCCGCCGCGAGGGGGACGGCCGCGAAGACCTCGAACACCGCAATCGGCACCAGCGCGAGCACGGCGAGCACCGGGCCGGTGAGGACCGAGCCGGAGGTGCCGCTGAAGAGGCCGGAGGTATCCGCACCGGTGCTGCCCGCGATGACGGCGGCGCCGAGCGCGGGGATGCCCACGACGAGGGCCGCGACCGTGGCCAGGCCCGCGAGGAGGGAGACCACCGCGGCGGTGGCTCCGGCACCGGCGGCACGGCTGGTGGCCGACCGGGTGAGCCGCGCGTCGGTCTGTTCGAGGCGGGCGAGCCGGTCATCCACCGCCCCGAAGGCGACGAGCACGTCGAGGTTGCCGACCAGGTCGAGCGTTTCGTCGGTCAGACGGCCCCGGAGGGGTGCGAGCTCTCGTTCGGCAGATCCGGCGATCCGGGAGTTGACGAACGTGCCAGCCACCAGGGCCAGAAGGAGCGCGACGGCGAGCGTGATTCCGGCGGCAGGCAAGAGCAGCGAGACGCCGACCACCGCGAGCGCCGACACGAGCAGCGACGTCACCAGCGGCTGCACGACGCGGAGCGGGAGGTTCTGCAGCTCATCCACATCGCCCACCAGCCGCGCAAGCAGGTCGCCGCGGCGGGTGCCGGCGAGCCCGGCGGGGGCGAGCGGCACGATGCGCTCGTAGATCGCGACCCGCAGCGACGCCAGGGCGCGGAAGGCCGCACTGTGACCCGCGAGCCGGTCGAGGTAGCGGAAGGATGCCCGGGCCAGCGCGAATCCGCGGACACCCACGATCGCGATCGAGAGGTACAGGATCGGCGGCTGTTCGGCCGCGCGGGCGATCAGGTAGGCGGAGGTGCCGAGAAGCGCCACGGTGGAGAGGGCGCTCAGCAGCCCGAACACGAGCGCCGGGGCGAAGGCGCGCGGTGTGGGCTGCGCGAGCCTCAGAACGTCTGCGGTGCGCATCAGCGTGCCGCCCCGGTGAGCCGTGCGGAGGAGGCGTCGGCGGCGGAGGACGCGTCGGTGACGGTGGTGGCTGAGGTGGCGGGCTCGGTCGACGAGGTTCCGGTGTTGGACGCGGCAGCCGCCGCTGGCGCGGACAGCTCCAGCACGAGGTCGGCGGCGCGCCGGAACGCGGGCCGGTGCGACACCACGAGCACCGCGGCGCCCTCGCTGGCCGCGACCGAGCGGAGCGCCGCGATCAGCCGTTCCTCGGTCCCCGCGTCGAGCGCGGAGCTCGGCTCGTCGAGCAGCAGCACGCCGCAGCGGCGTTCGAGCAGTCGGTACAGGGCACGGGCGACTGCCACGCGCTGCGCCTGGCCGCCGGAGAGACCCGATCCGTTCACTCCGAGCACCAGGTCGGGGTCGACCTCGGCGGCGGCCGCGAGCGCGAGGGCCCGCGTCACGAGGGCGGGCGATGGATGCTCGCTCCCCAACGCGACGTTCGAGCCGACGGTGCCCGACAGGAGTCCGGGCCGCTGCCCCGCCCAGGCGATCGGGGCCGAGAGAACGGTGCCGGTGTGCGGCACGAACCCGAGCATCGCGGCGAGCACGCTCGACTTCCCCGCCCCACTCGGACCGGACAGCACCGTCAGCGTGCCGGGCCGGAGTTCCGCGGAGAAGTCGCGCACCGCGAACCGCTCCGCGCCCGGCTCGCCGTACCGCACCGAGACGCGCGCCAGCGAGGCGCCGACGAAGGCGCCGACCGGGGCATCGACGCGGGCGCCGACGCGCGTCGCCTCCGATCCCGCCCCGGCCCCCGCCCCGGCACCGGCACCCCCCGCCCCGATCACCTCGAACACCGCATCCGTCGCCGCCACCCCGTCGGCCGCCGCGTGGTAGGCCGCCCCGACCTGCCGGAGCGGCAGGAACGCCTCGGGCGCGAGCATCAGCACGAACAGTCCCACCCCGAGCCCGAGGTCCCCGCCCACCAACCGCAGCCCGACCGCCACGGCGACCAGCGCCACCGAGAGGCTGGCCGCCATCTCGAGCGCGAATCCGCTGAGGAACGACACCCTCAGCACCTTCATGGTGCTCGACCGGTACTCCTCGGTCACGAACCTGATGCGCGCGGCCTGCCGCTTCTCCCGCCCGAAGACCTTCAGCGTCGACAGCCCCTCGACCACGTCGAGGAACCCGGTCGACAGCGCCCCGAGCTTCTCCCACTGCTGTTTCTGCAGCGCCTCGGTCGCCCAGCCGATGAGGATCATGAACACCGGCACCAGCGGCAGCGTCACGAGCACGATGATCCCGCTGGTGACATCGGCGGCGAACAGCACGACCACCAGCACCGGGGTCGCGAGCGCCGTCAGGATCAGCTGCGGAAGGTATTTCGCGAAGTACGTGTCGAGGGCATCCAGACCCGTCGTCGTCATCGTGGTCACATCGACCGTGTTGCGGCCCGCCAGCCAGCCCGGCCCGAGCCTCACCAGCGACGACAGCACGCCGCGCCGGAGCTCGCTCTTCGCCGTCGCCGCCCCGCGCGCCGCGTTCCGTTCCATCAGCCAGACGAGCACCGAGCGCAGCAGCACGACGCCGACCAGCGCAGCGAGCGACGGCAGAAGCGCGCGAAGCCCGGCCCCAGCGATCGCCGCCACCACCAGCGACGACACCAGCCACGCGAACGCGATGATGCACGCGGTCTGGAGCACAGCGAGCACGGCTCCCAGCCCGAAGAACCGGCGGGCGGATGCGGCGTACCTCAGCAGCCGCGGGTCGACCGGTTTCACGCGCTGACCCTGCTCCCGCTGGCGGCCGGCCCTGACGGCTCCGGTTCCCCGGTGATGGATGCCCGGCTGACCCGCTTGCGGAACACCCAGTAGGTGAACGCCTGGTACCCGAGGATGAGCGGCACGAACGCCAGCGCCACCCAGCTCATCAGCGTGAGGGTGTACCCCGACGATGAGGCGTTCGCGATCGTCAGGCTGTTGGCGGGGTCGTTCGTCGCCGGCATGACGTCGGGCACGAGCGAGACGAACAGGCTGAGCACGGCGAACGCGATCGTCGCCGCGAGGAACGTGAACGACCAGCCCTCGGCCTTCCGCTGGTTCGCGAGCCAGCCGGCGACGAGCGTGACGGCTGCGACGGCAGACAGGATGCCCGACCACACCGACCCGAACGAGACCGTCGTCCAGACGAGGAACACGGCGGCGACCACGATGGTCAGCAGGCCCGAACGACCGGCCAGCTGCCGTGCGCGTTCCCGGATGTCTCCACTGGTCTTCAGCGAGACGAACACGACACCGTGCGTGAAGAACAGCAGCAGCGTGGTCAGCCCGCCGAGCACCGCATAGGGCGAGAACAGGTCGAACACGGTTCCGGTGTAGTTGAAGCCCGCGTCGAGCGGAACTCCGCGCACGACGTTCGCGAACACCAGGCCCCAGAGGAAGGCGGGCACGGCCGAGCCGATCACGATCATCCGGTCGAAGCGTCGCTTCCAGGCGATCTCGGGGCGCTGGTGACGGTACTCGAACGAGACCCCGCGGAGGATCAGCGCCAGCAGGATGACCAGGAAGACCAGGTAGAACCCGCTGAACAGGGTCGCGTACCACTCGGGGAACGCGGCGAACATGGCGGCGCCGGCGACGATCACCCAAGTCTCATTGAGGTCCCAGATGGGGCCGATGGTGTTGATCAGCACGCGGCGGTCGGTGTCGTTCGGGCCGCGAACGTCGCGGCCGAGGAAGGGGATCGACATGCCGACGCCGAAGTCGAAGCCGTCGAGCACGAAGTACCCGATGAAGAAGAAGGCCAGCAGGCCGAACCAGAGGGTGGGGAGATCCATGTCAGTTCACCGTTCCTAGTACACAGTCGCTTCGTGCTTCACTTCGCCGGTCTCAGCGTCGGGTTGCGGCGCCTGGTCCGGACCCTTCTGGATGGCCTTCTTGATCAGCCGGAACTCGACCACCGCGAGCGTGCCGTAGACCAGCGTGAACGCGATCAGCGAGATCAGCACCTCGAGACCGGTCGTGTTCGGCGACACCGCGTCCTGGGTCTTCAGCAGGCTGAAGACGATCCACGGCTGCCGGCCCATCTCGGTGAACACCCAGCCCACGATCATCGCGGCCAGCGGGAGCGGCATCGACCAGATGGCGACCTTCCAGATCCAGCGCTTCTTCGGCATCCGGCCCTTGCGGGTGAACCAGAGGCCGCCGACCGCGATCATGACGGCGAGCACGCCGAACGCGATCATGTAGCGGAACGCCCAATAGGTGACCCAGATGGTCGGCGTGTAGTCGCCGGGACCGTACAACTGGGTGTACTGCGCCTGCAGGTCGTTGATGCCCTCGACCGTGCCGTCGAACGTGTGCGTCGAGAGGAACGACAGCAGGTACGGGATCCGGATCGAGAACAGCTCGCTGACTCCGTCGGGCGTGCCCAGGGTGAAGATCGAGAACGAGGCGTTCGCGCCGGTGGAGGTGTTGTAGAGCGCCTCCGCCGCCGCCATCTTCATCGGCTGCGTCTGGACCATCGCGAGGCCCAGCTGGTCGCCGGAGAGGAAGGTCAACGTGCCCGCAATGACCATCATCCAGAGCCCGAACTTCAGGGCCGGGCGCATCGTGTCGAGGTGCTGGTTGCGGGAGAGGTGCCAGGCGGCGGCGCAGACGATCAGCGCTGCCGACACCATGAAGCACGCGAAGATCGTGTGCGGGAACGCCGCCAGGGCGACCTTGTTCGTCAGCAGGGCCCAGATGTCGGTGAGCTCGGCGCGACCCTTGGCCTCGTTGATCTGGTAGCCGACCGGGTTCTGCATGAACGAGTTCGCCGCGATGATGAAGTAGGCACTCAGGATGCTCGCCAGTGCGGTGACCCAGATGGTCGCGAGGTGGAGCTTCTTCGGCAGGCGGTCCCAACCGAAGATCCACAGGCCGATGAACGTCGCTTCGAGGAAGAACGCGAGCAGCCCTTCGAGGGCGAGCGGGGCGCCGAAGACGTCGCCGACGAAGCGGGAGTAGTCCGACCAGTTCATGCCGAACTGGAACTCCTGCACGATGCCGGTGACCGTGCCCATGGCGAAGTTGATCAGGAAGATCTTGCCGAAGAACTTCGTGATCTGGAGGTACTTCAGGTGACCCGTGCGCACCCAGGCGGTCTGGAAGATCGCGACTGTCAGGGCCAGTCCGATCGTGAGCGGCACGAACAGGAAGTGATAGATCGTGGTGAGCCCGAACTGCCAGCGGGAGAGCAGCAGCGGGTCGAGCAGGTCGTTCACGAGTCCTCCACGGGAATGTTCTACGGCTTGTAGAAATGCTTCTTCTACAGAGTGTAGAACTGTTTTTCTACCTCGCGTAGAACATGCAGGAAAAAGGCGCTAATCTAGTGCCATGGCAACACTTGGCGACCTCGAGCGCTCGATCATGGAGCGACTCTGGCAGAGCGACGCCCCGGTGTCGGCAGCCGAGCTCCGCGACGAACTCGCACACAAGACGAGCGCAGGCAAAGACCTCGCGCTCACCACGATGCTCACGGTGCTCTCCCGCCTCGAACGGAAGGGTTTTGTCGACCGCGACCGCAAGGTCCGTCCGCACCTCTACTTCGCCGTAACCAGCCGCGCCGACCACACCGCCGAGCTTCTGCAACAGGTGCTCGGCGCGGAGCCCGACCGCGAAGCCGCCCTCGCCCGGTTCGTCGGGCAGGTCAGCCCGCAGGAGGCCGACACGCTCCGCCAGCTGCTGGAGAAGCGCGCCGGTGCGGCTGCGACATCCACCGCCCCCGGCGGAACGACGCCCGCACAGGCCGACTGACAGCCCCGACGGCTACGCTGGGCGCGTGCTTTTCGCCTCCCTGACCCTTGCCGCGCTCGCGGTCATTCTGGCGTGGCCGGTTCCGGTGCTGCTCGCCCGGGCTCATTGGCCCACCCGGTCCCCGGGGGTCGCCCTGCTGCTCTGGCAGGCGATCGCCCTCTCCGGTGGTCTGTCGATGATCGGCTCGCTCGTCACGTTCGGGCTGATCCCGTTCAGCAGCGGTCTGTTCAGCGGGCTCTCAGACCTGCCCCCGCTCGCCTTCACCGGCACCCTGCCACCCGGCGCGGGCCTCATCCATCTCTTCGCGCTGTCGAGCGCGGCACTGCTGCTCGCCCACCTGCTGCTGAACCTGGCCGTCACCGTCACGCGCACCGAACGGCAACGGCGCCGGCACCGTTCCCTGGTCGACCTGCTGAGCACCCCCCTGCTCGGCCAGCCGGGCACGCTCATCCTCGAATCCCCCGCACCCGTCGCCTACTGCCTGCCCGGCGCGCGCACGGTCACCGTGCTCTCCGAAGGCCTCGTGTCGCTGCTCGATTCCGACCAGCTGGAGGCGGTGATCGCCCACGAACGGGCGCACCTCCGCCAGCAGCACCACGTTCTGCTCGTCGCGTTCGAGTCCTGGCGGAGCGCTCTGCCCTGGTTTCCCATCGCCACCCGGGCGCAGGTCGCCGTCTCGCTGCTCGTCGAGATGCTGGCCGATGACCAGAGCCGCCGACTGACCGACAACACGACCCTCGCCGAAGCCATCGCGCTGGTGGGGTCGGCGGAGACGCAGAACATCGTGAGGCGCGGCCCGGCGTCGGTGTCGGTCGTGGATGCACCGGCCTACGCCGTGCGCGCCGACAAAGTCGGCACGGCGACGGAGTTCGGCGAAGACGTGCAGCACGACGCCCGGTTCCGAACCTCCGTCGACCCCGTGGTCGTCAGGGTGCGACGGCTGCTGCACCCGCAGAGCCAGCTGTCGCTGCCGGCCCGCACGGGCATCTTGAGCCTCGCCGCCCTGCTTCTCGCCCTGCCGGCGGCGCTCCTCCTCACCGCCTAGAACGCAGACTCAGCGCCTGACGCAGAGAAAGCCGGCCGACGTTCCGAGAGGAACAGCCGGCCGGCTCTCGGTGGTACCAGCTGCTAGAACAGGTTCTTGCTGGCGAGCCACTCCTTGGCGATGTCCGCCGACGATTTCTTGTCGTTGACACTCTCGCCGTTCATTGAGACGAGGTCTGCCGTCGTGAGCGCGGCGTCCACCTTGTTGATCACGTCAGTGACGTCCGGGGTGGCCGCGTCCTTGTTGATCAGGGGCACGATGTTCGACGCGAGGAACAGGCTCTTCGGGTCGGTCAGCGTGACCAGGTCGTTCGCACCGATGCTCGGGTCGGCGCTGTAGATGTTCGCGACCTGGATGTCGTTGTCGAGCAGGGCCTTCAGCGTCAGCGGGCCGGCCGAGTCGTCGATCGGGGTGAAGCCGACCGTCACGTTGTAGGTGCTGAGCAGTCCGGGAGGGCCGTAGGGGCGGGTCGCGAGCTCAGCGTTGCCGCCGAGGGTCACGTTCGCGACCTTCGCGAGGTCGGCGATGCTCGTCACACCGTTGGCCTCGGAGAACGCCTTCGTGACGTTGTAGGAGTCCTGGTCAGCCGCCTCCGACTGGTCGAGGACCTCGAGGTTCGCCGGCACAGCGGTCTTCAGCGCGGCGTAGACGTCGGTGGCCGAGACGGCCGTCGTCGCCTTGTCGTAGAACTGCAGCAGGTTGCCCGAGTACTCGGGGAACAGGGTGACCTCACCGCTCGCCAGGGCCGGCAGGTAGGCGTCACGCTGGCCGATGTTGAACTTGCGGGTCACGGTCTGGCCATTGGCCTCGAGCGCCTGGGCGTAGATCTCGGCGATGATCTCGTTCGAGTAGTACGCCTGCGAACCGATGACGATGGTGCCCGCCGCGGCCGATCCGGTCGATGTGGAGCCCAGCGGGCTGCTGCTGCCCGATGAACACCCTGCCAGTGCGACTGCCGCACTGACCGCGATGACGCCGATGGCGGCGACACGGCCTTTCTTCAATGCTGTGAACATGCTATTTCCCTTCTTGGATGGGGGATCCCACCACCGCTCGCGGTCTGGCTGACCGTGAGCGGACATCTGTGACCTGGCCCGCGGTGACACCGCGTGGCACGAACAACCTCTGCAGCAGCGCAAAAATGCCCTCGAGCACCAGCGCCAGCGCCGTCACGACGATCGATGCGCCGATCAGCTCCGAATAGTCTCGGGTCTTGAGCCCCTCGTTGATGAAGACGCCGAGCGCACCCCCACTGGCGAAGTAGGCGAGCGTGGCGGTCGCGACGACCTGCAGCACACCCGATCGGATGCCGCCGATCAGCAGTGGCAGACCGAGCGGCAGTTCGACGTTGGTCAGCACCTGCCATTCGGTCATCCCCTGCGCGCGGGCCGCGTCGACCGTGCGCCTGTCGACGGCCTCGACGCCAGCGTAGGCACCCGAGAGGAGCGACGGGATGGCGAGGATGACGAACGTCAGCAGGGGCGCCTTGAACCCGATCCCGATGCCGAGCGCGAAGATGATCAGGAGGCCGAGGCTCGGGAGCGCGCGGAGGCCACCGGAGGAGAGCACCGCGATGTCGCGGCCCCGGCCGGTGTGCCCGATCCAGAGGCCGAGCGGAATGGCGATGATCGCAGCGATCGCGACGGCACCGAAGGTGTACGAGAGCTGCTCGGCGATGCGCACCCAGATGCCGCCGGGGCCGTTGAGGTGCGCGGGATCGAAGATCCAGGCGAAACCGTTCAGAAAGAGATCCATGTCGTCACCGCCCCGCCATCGAAGGATCGTTCACCGTGGGGCCGCCCGCAGACGGCCCGGCGATCGCGGTCTCGACGGTCTTCCGCCGGGCCCGCCTCGCCGTCGGGTCCGCTTTCGCCCAGGGCAGCAGGAGGCGACCGATGAGCACCAGCAGGAGGTCGAAGACCACGGCGATCACCAGCGTGGCCACGATTCCGCTCGCCACCTCTTCGATGATGTTCCGCTGCAGGCCGTTCAGGAACAGGTAGCCGAGACTCGACACCCCGATGACAGACCCGATGCTCACCAGGCTGACGGTGCTGACGGAGACCACGCGGAGCCCGGCGAGCAGCACGGGGCCGGCGAGCGGGAACTCCACCCGCCAGAAGCGCTGCCAGCCCGAGTAGCCCATGGCGGTGGCCGCCTGGCGGACTCCCGCGTCGACGGCGGCCAGTGCATCCGCCACGGAGCGCACCATCAGGGCGACGGCGTAGATCGTGAGGCCGACGACGACATTGACGGGGTCGAGGATGCCCGTGCCGAGGATGGCGGGAAGGGCGATGAACAGCGGCAGCGACGGCACCGTGTAGAGCAGCCCGCTGATCGTGAGCAGAACGCCGCGCGAGGCGTGGAAACGGTTGGCAACCCAGCCGATCGGTATCGAGATGAGGAATCCCACGATGATCGGGGGCACGGCCAGCGCGATGTGGTCGAGCGTGAGGCTCCAGATGAGCCCGAAGTTGTTGAAGACCCAGTTCATCGGCTCAGGGCCCTCTTCAGCGCTGCCCAGTTCTCGACGAGACCGTTCGTCGCCCGCGCACTCATGACTGAAGCACCCCGGTCGGGCGGCCGTCTTCGTCGATGACGACGTTGCGGCCATTCACGACCTCGACCCGGAGGGCGCGGCGGCCACGGTCGGCGCCGATGAAGGTGGCGACGAAGTCGTTTGCAGGCTTGGAGAGGATCTCGGCCGGGGTTCCGGCCTGCGCAATGCGGCCGCCCTTCTCGAGCAGCACGACCTGGTCGCCGAGGAGGAACGCCTCGTCGATGTCGTGGGTGACGAAGACGATCGTCTTGCCGAGGTCGCGCTGGATGCGGATGAGCTCCTGCTGCAGCTCGGAGCGCACGATCGGGTCGACGGCACCGAACGGTTCGTCCATCAGGAGGATGTTGGGGTCTGCCGCGAGCCCCCGGGCCACGCCGACGCGCTGCTGCTGGCCGCCCGAGAGCTGGCTCGGGTAACGCTCGGCCAGCGACCGGTCGAGCCCGACGGTGTCGAGCAGGGTCAGGGCAGCCTCCCGGGCCTCCGACTTCTTCACACCGTTCAGCACGGGCACCGTCGTGACGTTGTCGATCACCTTGCGGTGCGGCAGGAGCCCCGAGTTCTGCATGACGTAACCGATGCTGCGGCGTAACTTCACCGGGTTGAGGGCGTAGATGTCCTCGCCATCGATCTCGATCTCGCCGGAGGTCTTCTCGACCATCCGGTTGATCATGCGGAGGATCGTGGTCTTACCCGAACCCGACGAGCCGACGAGCACCGTCGTCTGCCGGGCCGGAATGACCAGGCTCAGCTCGTCGACCGCGACAGTGCCGTCAGGGAACTTCTTGGTAACCGTGCGGAATTCGATCACGCAGATCTCCAGTCGTCGGAAGGGTCACAGCACGAGCAGTGCGAACCGGTGCGCCAAGCCAAACATCATTCCGGGGAATTGGCAAAGCTGGCTACCGTGCTTGACACAGTGTTACGTGAGCCTCCGACATCCGGAGCGTGAGGTGCTCCGGGCTGCGGCTACTTCTTCGAGGCGGCCTCGAACGACGCGAGGTAGGACGAGACGATGGACCGGGCCTCATCGATGATGCGGGTGTCGCCGGCCTTCTCGCTCACGAACGCGCGCACCAGGAGGGCGTCGGTCATGTTGACGGTCATCTCGAGGTGCAGGGTCAGTTCGGGGCTCGAGTCGACCCCGAAGTCCTGGTCGATGATGGCGGCGAAGGCGTTCGCGATGCGCACGGAACGGATGGACGTGGGCTCGACCTCCGGGTAGGAGACGAGGTCGCCCAGGCGGATCGACGTGAAACCGACCTCTGTGCGGTGCATCTCGACCGAGGTGTCGAAGGCGATCAGCATCATGTCGATCCAGGTCTCCGGCTTGTCGCGGAGGATGTTCTCGCGCGTCTGGCGGAGGAACCTGTCCATGCTGCGGAGGCTCAGGGCCGAGAGCACAGCGATGCGGTCGGGGAAGTATCGGTAGACCGTGCCGATCGACGCGCCGGCGCGCTCGGCGACCATGGCCGTCGTCATGCGCTCGACACCGACCTCCTCGACGACTTCGGCGGCCGCGTCGACGAGGGCCGAGATGCGGGTGGAACTCCGCACCTGGACGGGCTCGTTCCGGACGTTGACCATCTCGAGCAGAGTTTCATCGATCAGTTTACTGAGTGACACTTTTCTGGCCGGCCCCTTCACTTTCGTGTTGCAAGTAAGTCTCATGTTACCCGCTGAGCCTGCGTGCCCAGTGACAAAGCAGGCCGATTCTTGAGAAGTTCTCCATCAATTGGCAGCATTCGTTCCTGAAAACCCGCCACCAGGTGACTTGGTGAGACGTCTGACAGACTGGGACGGTGGCAGACGAACCCGCACGCACCTCACCCTCTTCCCTCTCAGGAACCCGGGTGACCCCCGAGCGCATCCTGCACCGGGCCGCACGCATCGAAGACGCGCTGCACGAATTCCGGGAGAACCGTGCCCGGAAACGCGGCCACCAGACGACCGTCATCCCGTACAAGGGATACGGCTCGACCGAGTGGGTGCGCATCCTGAGCCGTGTGCTGCTGACCCGCGACCGGAAGCCCCACCGCCGCCTGCCGATCATCGGTCGGCGCGAGGAGATGGTGCGCGGCTGGCGGAGTTTCACCGCGGTTCCCATCAACGAGGTCGACGTGACCGTCACCGTCGGCGGGGTCGACCACCAGGTCAAGGCCGACCGCGG
Above is a genomic segment from Subtercola boreus containing:
- a CDS encoding M56 family metallopeptidase, with the translated sequence MLFASLTLAALAVILAWPVPVLLARAHWPTRSPGVALLLWQAIALSGGLSMIGSLVTFGLIPFSSGLFSGLSDLPPLAFTGTLPPGAGLIHLFALSSAALLLAHLLLNLAVTVTRTERQRRRHRSLVDLLSTPLLGQPGTLILESPAPVAYCLPGARTVTVLSEGLVSLLDSDQLEAVIAHERAHLRQQHHVLLVAFESWRSALPWFPIATRAQVAVSLLVEMLADDQSRRLTDNTTLAEAIALVGSAETQNIVRRGPASVSVVDAPAYAVRADKVGTATEFGEDVQHDARFRTSVDPVVVRVRRLLHPQSQLSLPARTGILSLAALLLALPAALLLTA
- a CDS encoding ABC transporter substrate-binding protein, with protein sequence MFTALKKGRVAAIGVIAVSAAVALAGCSSGSSSPLGSTSTGSAAAGTIVIGSQAYYSNEIIAEIYAQALEANGQTVTRKFNIGQRDAYLPALASGEVTLFPEYSGNLLQFYDKATTAVSATDVYAALKTAVPANLEVLDQSEAADQDSYNVTKAFSEANGVTSIADLAKVANVTLGGNAELATRPYGPPGLLSTYNVTVGFTPIDDSAGPLTLKALLDNDIQVANIYSADPSIGANDLVTLTDPKSLFLASNIVPLINKDAATPDVTDVINKVDAALTTADLVSMNGESVNDKKSSADIAKEWLASKNLF
- a CDS encoding ABC transporter permease — translated: MDLFLNGFAWIFDPAHLNGPGGIWVRIAEQLSYTFGAVAIAAIIAIPLGLWIGHTGRGRDIAVLSSGGLRALPSLGLLIIFALGIGIGFKAPLLTFVILAIPSLLSGAYAGVEAVDRRTVDAARAQGMTEWQVLTNVELPLGLPLLIGGIRSGVLQVVATATLAYFASGGALGVFINEGLKTRDYSELIGASIVVTALALVLEGIFALLQRLFVPRGVTAGQVTDVRSRSARPRAVVGSPIQEGK
- a CDS encoding ABC transporter permease, which encodes MNWVFNNFGLIWSLTLDHIALAVPPIIVGFLISIPIGWVANRFHASRGVLLTISGLLYTVPSLPLFIALPAILGTGILDPVNVVVGLTIYAVALMVRSVADALAAVDAGVRQAATAMGYSGWQRFWRVEFPLAGPVLLAGLRVVSVSTVSLVSIGSVIGVSSLGYLFLNGLQRNIIEEVASGIVATLVIAVVFDLLLVLIGRLLLPWAKADPTARRARRKTVETAIAGPSAGGPTVNDPSMAGR
- a CDS encoding ABC transporter ATP-binding protein: MIEFRTVTKKFPDGTVAVDELSLVIPARQTTVLVGSSGSGKTTILRMINRMVEKTSGEIEIDGEDIYALNPVKLRRSIGYVMQNSGLLPHRKVIDNVTTVPVLNGVKKSEAREAALTLLDTVGLDRSLAERYPSQLSGGQQQRVGVARGLAADPNILLMDEPFGAVDPIVRSELQQELIRIQRDLGKTIVFVTHDIDEAFLLGDQVVLLEKGGRIAQAGTPAEILSKPANDFVATFIGADRGRRALRVEVVNGRNVVIDEDGRPTGVLQS
- a CDS encoding TetR family transcriptional regulator, which gives rise to MSLSKLIDETLLEMVNVRNEPVQVRSSTRISALVDAAAEVVEEVGVERMTTAMVAERAGASIGTVYRYFPDRIAVLSALSLRSMDRFLRQTRENILRDKPETWIDMMLIAFDTSVEMHRTEVGFTSIRLGDLVSYPEVEPTSIRSVRIANAFAAIIDQDFGVDSSPELTLHLEMTVNMTDALLVRAFVSEKAGDTRIIDEARSIVSSYLASFEAASKK